Proteins encoded within one genomic window of Granulicella pectinivorans:
- a CDS encoding multidrug efflux RND transporter permease subunit, with product MSPSRPFILRPVATSLLMVAILLAGAVAYQQLPVSALPQVDYPTIQVLTFYPGASPEVMSSSVTSPLERQFGQIPGLSQMTSTSSGGGSVITLQFSLSESIDVAQQDVQAAINAGYTFLPKDLPNPPVYSKVNPADAPIMTLSLTSDSIPLSKVEDLADTILAQKISQLSGVGLVSIAGGQKPAVRVQANPTALAGYGLSLEDLRTALASANVDQAKGSISGARQSYTIGANDQLLSSKDYAQVIIAYKNGSPVRLSDVANSIDSAENLYQAAWMGTSASPATKTTPAKEAILKPAVIVNIQRQPGANIIGVVDEVQKILPQLRGTLPASVDLEVLTDRTNTIRASVADVQFELVLTIALVVMVIFLFLRSIAATVIPAVAVPLSIVGTFGIMYLLGYSLNNLSLMALTISTGFVVDDAIVMVENISRYLEEGDDPLTAALKGSEQIGFTILSLTVSLIAVLIPLLFMGDIVGRLFREFAVTLSVTILVSAVVSLSLTPMMAAKLLKHTPDDQQTRFYRVSERFFENVIARYGRGVKFVLRHQVATLIVTAATFALTVFLYIIVPKGFFPVQDTGVLLGITEAPQSISFASMSSRQQELANIILEDPDVESISSFIGIDGTNMTLNSGRIQINLRDREKRSKSATEIIRRLQPKVAQVDGIQCYLQASQDLTVEDRVSRTQYQYTLEDASPTELATWTDKLVAEFKKLPELTDVASDQQLNGLEAHLVIDRDTAARLGITPQNIDDALDDAFGQRQVSTIFTQLNQYHVVLEVGPQFMRNPSSLDNIYVHSSNGTQVPLSTITTFQERQTSLAINHQGQFPSTTISFNTAEGKSIGDAVDAVNKAKAKLGVPMSVNAEFQGAAAAFQASLSNEPILILAALIVVYIVLGVLYESYIHPITILSTLPSAGVGAILALILFHVDLSVIALIGIILLIGIVKKNAIMMIDFALEAERDQGMEPEEAIYQACLLRFRPIMMTTMAALLGGVPLALGTGTGSELRRPLGITIVGGLIVSQVLTLFTTPVVYLFFDRIGRKYLHTAEADEEMYEHTHGGKHAPHHVSAD from the coding sequence ATGAGCCCTTCACGGCCATTTATCCTCCGGCCGGTGGCCACCTCGCTTTTGATGGTGGCCATTTTGCTTGCCGGCGCGGTCGCCTACCAGCAGTTGCCCGTATCGGCTCTGCCTCAGGTGGATTACCCCACCATCCAGGTCCTTACCTTCTACCCCGGTGCCAGCCCGGAGGTGATGTCCTCCTCCGTCACCAGCCCGCTGGAGCGCCAGTTCGGCCAGATCCCCGGCTTGAGCCAGATGACCTCCACCAGCTCCGGCGGCGGTTCCGTCATCACCCTTCAGTTCTCTCTCTCCGAATCCATCGACGTTGCCCAGCAGGACGTTCAGGCCGCCATCAACGCGGGTTACACCTTCCTGCCCAAAGATCTCCCCAACCCGCCCGTCTACTCCAAGGTCAACCCGGCTGACGCGCCCATCATGACGTTGTCGCTCACCAGCGACTCCATTCCACTCTCCAAGGTCGAGGATCTGGCCGACACCATCCTTGCCCAGAAGATCTCGCAGCTCTCCGGCGTCGGTCTCGTCTCCATCGCCGGAGGCCAGAAGCCCGCAGTCCGCGTCCAGGCCAACCCCACCGCGCTCGCCGGCTACGGACTCTCCCTCGAAGATCTGCGCACGGCCCTCGCCTCCGCCAACGTCGACCAAGCGAAGGGATCGATCTCCGGTGCCCGGCAGTCCTACACAATCGGCGCCAACGATCAGCTTCTCTCCTCGAAGGACTACGCCCAGGTCATCATCGCCTACAAGAACGGCTCACCCGTTCGCCTCTCCGACGTAGCCAACTCCATCGATTCCGCCGAGAATCTCTACCAGGCCGCCTGGATGGGCACCTCAGCCTCCCCCGCGACCAAGACCACCCCCGCCAAAGAGGCGATTCTCAAACCCGCCGTCATCGTCAATATCCAACGCCAGCCCGGCGCCAACATCATCGGCGTCGTCGACGAGGTTCAGAAGATCCTTCCGCAGCTCCGCGGAACTCTTCCCGCCTCCGTCGATCTTGAGGTCCTCACCGACCGCACCAATACCATCCGGGCCTCGGTCGCAGACGTGCAGTTCGAACTCGTCCTCACCATCGCGCTCGTCGTCATGGTCATCTTCCTGTTCCTCAGGTCTATCGCCGCGACGGTCATCCCTGCCGTCGCCGTGCCGCTCTCCATCGTCGGCACCTTCGGCATCATGTACCTGCTGGGCTACTCGCTCAACAACCTCTCCCTCATGGCGCTCACCATCTCCACCGGCTTCGTCGTCGACGATGCCATCGTCATGGTCGAGAACATCTCGCGTTACCTTGAAGAAGGCGACGATCCCCTCACCGCGGCCCTCAAGGGCTCGGAGCAGATCGGATTCACGATCCTCTCGCTCACCGTCTCGCTGATCGCAGTGCTCATCCCCCTGCTCTTCATGGGAGATATCGTCGGACGCCTCTTCCGCGAGTTCGCCGTCACCCTTTCGGTCACCATCCTTGTGTCAGCCGTGGTCTCCCTCTCGCTCACGCCGATGATGGCCGCCAAGCTCCTGAAGCACACCCCCGACGACCAGCAGACCAGGTTCTACCGTGTGTCGGAGCGCTTCTTCGAGAACGTCATCGCCCGTTACGGACGTGGCGTCAAGTTCGTGCTCCGTCACCAGGTCGCGACCCTCATTGTCACCGCCGCCACGTTCGCTCTCACCGTCTTCCTCTACATCATCGTCCCCAAGGGCTTCTTCCCAGTGCAGGACACTGGCGTCCTCCTCGGCATCACGGAAGCTCCTCAGTCCATCAGCTTTGCCTCCATGAGTTCGCGTCAGCAGGAGCTCGCCAACATCATCCTCGAAGACCCCGACGTCGAGAGCATCTCGTCCTTCATCGGTATCGACGGCACCAACATGACGCTGAACAGCGGACGCATCCAGATCAACCTGCGCGACCGGGAGAAGCGCTCGAAGTCGGCGACTGAAATCATCCGTCGCTTACAGCCCAAGGTCGCGCAGGTCGACGGTATCCAGTGCTACCTCCAGGCCTCGCAGGATCTCACCGTCGAAGATCGCGTCAGCCGCACCCAGTACCAATACACCCTCGAAGACGCCTCCCCGACCGAGCTCGCGACTTGGACCGACAAGCTCGTCGCAGAGTTCAAGAAGCTGCCTGAACTTACCGACGTAGCCAGCGATCAGCAGCTCAACGGCCTTGAGGCCCACCTCGTCATCGACCGCGACACCGCCGCTCGCCTCGGCATCACGCCCCAGAACATCGACGACGCCCTCGACGACGCCTTCGGCCAGCGCCAGGTCTCCACTATCTTCACCCAGCTCAACCAGTACCACGTCGTCCTCGAAGTCGGACCGCAGTTCATGCGTAATCCCTCCTCGCTCGACAACATCTACGTCCACTCATCCAACGGCACACAGGTCCCGCTCTCCACCATCACCACCTTCCAGGAGCGCCAGACCTCGCTCGCCATCAACCACCAGGGCCAGTTCCCCTCGACGACCATCTCCTTCAACACCGCCGAAGGCAAATCCATCGGCGACGCCGTCGACGCCGTCAACAAGGCCAAGGCCAAACTGGGCGTCCCCATGAGCGTCAATGCCGAGTTCCAGGGTGCCGCCGCAGCCTTCCAGGCCTCACTCTCGAACGAGCCCATCCTCATCCTCGCCGCGCTCATCGTCGTCTACATCGTCCTGGGTGTGCTGTACGAGAGCTACATCCATCCCATCACCATCCTCTCGACGCTCCCCTCGGCCGGCGTCGGAGCTATCCTCGCTCTCATCCTCTTCCACGTAGACCTCAGTGTGATTGCGCTCATCGGCATCATCCTTCTCATCGGCATCGTGAAGAAGAACGCCATCATGATGATCGACTTCGCCCTCGAAGCCGAGCGCGACCAGGGCATGGAGCCTGAGGAAGCCATCTACCAGGCTTGTCTGCTGCGCTTCCGTCCCATCATGATGACCACGATGGCCGCGCTGCTCGGCGGCGTCCCGCTGGCCCTTGGCACGGGCACCGGAAGCGAGCTCCGCCGGCCCCTCGGCATCACGATCGTCGGCGGCCTCATCGTCTCGCAGGTGCTGACACTGTTCACTACCCCCGTCGTCTACCTCTTCTTCGACCGCATCGGCCGCAAGTACCTCCACACCGCCGAAGCCGACGAAGAGATGTACGAGCACACTCACGGCGGCAAACACGCCCCCCACCACGTCTCCGCAGACTGA
- a CDS encoding energy transducer TonB, which produces MPKMPTIRVPRLRDSNMVAKTGLVRSLGVLLVTSFGIGNANAQSCGLTAVQDTAKLVYPPIAKAAHVEGTVVFMTTFRTNGTVSDATPISGPEMLRANSLTYVQGLRANEYSGPRQCPIVITFRIVGESVECGTPARINDQLGPIPEFVRTDLQHVVATQKAGCFISQAAVSIAHR; this is translated from the coding sequence ATGCCGAAGATGCCGACAATCCGGGTGCCCCGTCTTCGCGACAGCAACATGGTCGCGAAGACGGGGCTCGTCCGCAGCCTCGGTGTCCTCCTCGTCACCAGCTTCGGCATCGGCAACGCCAACGCCCAATCCTGCGGCCTCACCGCCGTGCAGGACACCGCGAAGCTCGTCTACCCACCCATCGCCAAGGCCGCTCATGTCGAAGGTACCGTCGTCTTCATGACCACCTTCCGCACCAACGGCACGGTATCCGACGCCACTCCAATCAGCGGCCCCGAGATGCTTCGCGCGAACTCTCTCACCTACGTTCAGGGCCTCCGAGCCAATGAATACTCCGGCCCCCGCCAGTGTCCTATCGTGATCACCTTCCGCATCGTGGGAGAGTCCGTCGAGTGCGGCACACCAGCCCGCATCAACGACCAGCTCGGTCCCATCCCAGAGTTTGTACGCACCGACCTGCAGCATGTCGTCGCAACCCAAAAGGCCGGTTGTTTCATCAGCCAGGCGGCTGTTTCCATTGCGCACCGTTAA